In the Xiamenia xianingshaonis genome, one interval contains:
- a CDS encoding ABC transporter ATP-binding protein: MLELRNITFEVPAPDGTGTRRIIDDLSLTIPDDRFTVITGPNGGGKSTLAKIVMGIETPTSGQIIFNGRDVTNLSITERANAGIGYGFQQPARFKGMKVKKLLDIAAGKKLPMLACNEYLAKVGLCSASYLTREVDKSLSGGEVKRIEIATILARDPKLAIYDEPEAGIDLWSFDRLTETFRDIHEARDGRSIVIISHQERIISLADEVILLVDGKIEAVDKPEVLMPTLGFVAKGIPGCQLTEPTELHLTEIPTTC; encoded by the coding sequence ATGCTTGAGCTGCGAAACATCACCTTCGAGGTGCCTGCGCCCGACGGCACCGGCACGCGACGCATCATCGACGACCTGTCGCTGACCATCCCCGACGACCGCTTCACGGTCATCACCGGGCCCAACGGCGGCGGCAAGTCGACGCTGGCGAAAATCGTCATGGGCATCGAGACGCCCACGTCAGGCCAGATCATCTTCAACGGGCGCGACGTGACGAACCTGTCGATCACCGAACGCGCCAACGCCGGCATCGGCTACGGCTTCCAGCAACCGGCCCGCTTCAAGGGCATGAAGGTGAAGAAGCTGCTCGACATCGCCGCCGGCAAGAAGCTGCCGATGCTCGCCTGCAACGAATACCTGGCCAAAGTGGGCCTGTGCTCGGCGAGCTATCTCACACGCGAGGTGGACAAGTCGCTTTCGGGCGGCGAGGTGAAACGCATCGAGATCGCCACCATTTTGGCGCGCGACCCGAAGCTTGCCATCTACGACGAGCCCGAGGCCGGCATCGACCTGTGGAGCTTCGACCGCCTGACCGAAACGTTCCGCGACATCCACGAGGCGCGCGACGGCCGCTCCATCGTCATCATCTCGCACCAGGAGCGCATCATCTCGCTTGCCGACGAGGTCATCTTGCTTGTCGACGGCAAGATCGAAGCCGTCGACAAGCCCGAAGTCCTCATGCCCACGCTCGGCTTCGTCGCCAAGGGCATTCCCGGCTGCCAGCTGACCGAGCCCACCGAGCTGCACCTCACCGAAATTCCCACGACCTGCTAA
- a CDS encoding SufB/SufD family protein → MAVDLSPIDASLLEEIANIHGLPKGAFNIRKDGKLVERHSSANIEIATKTDHPGIDITIADGTRGETVYIPVIVTQSGLKDVVYNTFYIGEDCDVTIIAGCGIHNESHQASEHDGIHTFHCGKNSHVKYVEKHYGEGEGTGERILNPVTNVFQAENSVCEMELTQLRGVTSTVRDTNAELEAGAKLVLTEKLLTHDDQTATSNMKVVLKGKDSNVQVISRSVAQDNSVQVFNPLVIGESMCRGHVQCDAIIMGNAKVKAIPGIEAACEDAMLVHEAAIGKIAGDQITKLMTLGLTEEEAEQEILEDFLN, encoded by the coding sequence ATGGCTGTAGATTTGAGCCCCATCGACGCGTCTCTGCTTGAAGAGATCGCCAACATCCACGGGCTGCCGAAAGGCGCCTTCAACATCCGCAAAGACGGCAAGCTGGTCGAGCGCCATTCCAGCGCCAACATCGAGATCGCCACCAAGACCGACCACCCCGGCATCGACATCACCATCGCCGACGGCACGCGCGGCGAGACGGTCTACATCCCCGTCATCGTGACGCAGTCGGGGCTGAAAGACGTGGTGTACAACACGTTCTACATCGGCGAGGACTGCGACGTGACCATCATCGCCGGCTGCGGCATCCACAACGAAAGCCACCAGGCCTCCGAGCACGACGGCATCCACACGTTCCACTGCGGCAAGAATTCCCACGTCAAATACGTGGAAAAACACTACGGCGAAGGAGAAGGCACCGGCGAGCGCATCTTGAACCCGGTCACGAACGTGTTCCAGGCCGAGAACTCGGTATGTGAGATGGAGCTGACCCAGCTGCGCGGCGTGACGTCGACCGTGCGCGACACCAACGCCGAGCTTGAAGCCGGCGCGAAGCTGGTGCTGACCGAGAAGCTTTTGACCCACGACGACCAGACGGCCACGTCGAACATGAAGGTGGTGTTGAAGGGCAAGGACTCGAACGTGCAGGTCATTTCGCGTTCGGTCGCCCAGGACAATTCGGTGCAGGTGTTCAACCCGCTCGTCATCGGCGAGTCGATGTGCCGCGGGCACGTGCAGTGCGACGCCATCATCATGGGCAACGCGAAAGTCAAGGCCATCCCCGGCATCGAGGCGGCCTGCGAAGACGCGATGCTCGTGCACGAGGCGGCCATCGGCAAGATCGCCGGCGACCAGATCACCAAGCTCATGACGCTGGGGCTGACCGAAGAAGAGGCCGAGCAGGAGATCCTGGAAGACTTCTTGAACTAG
- the larC gene encoding nickel pincer cofactor biosynthesis protein LarC, with protein MSKLVWTLEENATRKHLLDETLVQISREERKAVLADVEKAKVPHRHHNSLAEIDATIDGLDVTDWVKEQMKTIYGYLVEAEAEAHQTTTEEAHFHEVGNWEAIENVLAICLGVAAANRDNIVATPVQVGEGQIECAHGILDVPTPATAAIIARGIPVQERKLPGERCTPTAAAVILNFVDEWDDNALGL; from the coding sequence ATGTCAAAGCTCGTTTGGACCCTTGAGGAAAATGCCACGCGCAAGCATCTGCTTGACGAGACGCTCGTGCAAATTTCCCGCGAAGAGCGCAAAGCCGTTCTCGCTGACGTCGAGAAGGCCAAGGTTCCGCACCGTCATCACAACAGCCTCGCGGAGATCGACGCGACCATCGACGGGCTGGACGTGACCGACTGGGTCAAAGAGCAGATGAAGACCATTTACGGCTATTTGGTGGAGGCCGAGGCCGAAGCGCACCAGACCACGACCGAAGAGGCGCACTTCCACGAGGTGGGCAACTGGGAAGCCATCGAAAACGTGCTTGCCATCTGCCTGGGCGTCGCCGCCGCGAACCGCGACAACATCGTCGCCACGCCGGTGCAGGTGGGCGAGGGGCAGATCGAATGCGCCCACGGCATCTTGGACGTCCCGACTCCGGCCACCGCCGCCATCATTGCCCGCGGCATTCCGGTGCAGGAAAGGAAGCTCCCGGGCGAGCGCTGCACGCCTACGGCCGCCGCGGTCATCCTGAACTTCGTCGACGAATGGGACGACAACGCGCTCGGGCTGTAG
- the larB gene encoding nickel pincer cofactor biosynthesis protein LarB encodes MEKAALRSVLEQVASGVVDVDEAERLLASATYEDIGFAKVDHARAARQSVGEVIYGAGKTAEQIAAIAQALVEGGQPSVLATRLDAEKGRRAVRLMDAAGLPSEYDDVSRTLVAGASSAPVSDACAPLVVVACGGTSDLPVAEEAARTAAFLGDRVTRLYDVGVAGIHRLLASEDVLSQATVVIAIAGMEGALASVIGGLVSCPVIGVPTSVGYGASFGGVSALLSMLNSCASGVSVVNIDNGFGAAYLAHLICQVPTRRYEG; translated from the coding sequence ATGGAAAAGGCTGCGCTGCGCTCGGTTTTGGAGCAGGTCGCATCGGGCGTCGTCGACGTCGACGAGGCGGAGCGCTTGCTTGCGTCCGCCACCTATGAAGACATCGGGTTTGCAAAGGTCGATCACGCGCGTGCCGCCCGCCAAAGCGTCGGCGAGGTCATCTACGGCGCCGGCAAGACCGCCGAGCAGATCGCCGCCATCGCGCAAGCGCTCGTGGAAGGCGGCCAGCCGTCGGTGCTCGCTACGCGCCTGGACGCCGAAAAGGGCCGCCGTGCCGTGCGCCTGATGGACGCTGCCGGCCTGCCGAGCGAATACGACGACGTTTCGCGCACGCTCGTCGCGGGAGCCTCGTCCGCGCCCGTTTCCGACGCATGCGCCCCGCTTGTCGTCGTGGCCTGCGGGGGCACGAGCGACCTGCCCGTTGCCGAAGAGGCGGCCCGGACCGCCGCGTTTCTCGGCGATCGCGTCACGCGCCTCTACGACGTGGGCGTCGCCGGCATCCACCGCCTGCTGGCCAGCGAAGACGTGCTTTCCCAGGCGACGGTCGTCATCGCCATCGCCGGCATGGAAGGGGCGCTTGCGAGCGTCATCGGGGGGCTTGTGTCCTGCCCGGTCATCGGCGTGCCCACGAGCGTGGGCTACGGCGCCAGCTTCGGCGGCGTGTCGGCGCTTCTTTCTATGCTGAATTCGTGTGCCTCGGGCGTTTCGGTCGTGAACATCGATAATGGGTTCGGGGCAGCATACCTTGCCCACCTGATCTGTCAGGTACCTACGCGCAGATACGAAGGATAA
- a CDS encoding substrate-binding periplasmic protein, protein MKATKRLVRLGAAVCAMALALAGLAGCSPSEPYEPPALEPKVASPAVIEDGVLHVGVNTENAPLAGQPTSSMRIVGIDVDVAAALADKLGLKLDVVDVGADFETALNDGTVDIVMGVDKAEAGSFWTSDTYLPTAVALFAMEGTTDVPPADTDATIAAQVSSKSAWAVSSEYEGATLDATEDLHTAFEKLSKGEVAYVAADAIIGTYAAHSAGIDAHIVALMQAPSGYAVGCLDGNTELKQAVGDAIASLMNEGIVNVIQTKWLGAPLELASIPLTPSAAASAEAAGETAAEDGSGEEAAAEGETAEGGEAAAEGEAAAGGGEEAAPEEAPAEGAAEEAPAEGTAEAEPVAA, encoded by the coding sequence ATGAAGGCGACAAAACGGTTGGTACGGCTGGGCGCTGCGGTGTGCGCCATGGCGTTGGCTCTGGCAGGATTGGCAGGGTGTTCTCCGTCAGAGCCTTACGAGCCGCCCGCGCTGGAACCAAAAGTGGCAAGCCCCGCCGTCATCGAAGACGGCGTGCTGCACGTGGGCGTGAACACCGAAAACGCGCCGCTGGCCGGCCAGCCCACCTCGTCGATGCGCATCGTCGGCATCGACGTGGACGTGGCGGCGGCGCTGGCGGACAAGCTGGGGCTGAAGCTTGACGTGGTGGACGTGGGGGCCGACTTCGAGACGGCGCTCAACGACGGCACGGTCGACATCGTCATGGGAGTCGACAAGGCCGAGGCCGGCTCGTTCTGGACGTCCGACACCTACCTGCCGACCGCGGTGGCGCTGTTTGCGATGGAAGGCACGACCGACGTTCCGCCCGCCGACACCGACGCGACCATTGCCGCGCAGGTGTCGTCGAAGAGCGCCTGGGCCGTGTCAAGCGAATACGAAGGCGCCACGCTCGACGCCACCGAGGATTTGCACACGGCGTTTGAAAAGCTGTCGAAAGGCGAGGTCGCCTACGTAGCGGCCGATGCGATCATCGGCACGTACGCAGCTCACAGCGCCGGCATCGATGCGCACATCGTGGCGCTCATGCAGGCCCCGAGCGGGTATGCGGTGGGCTGCCTCGACGGGAACACCGAACTGAAGCAGGCCGTGGGAGATGCGATCGCGTCGCTTATGAACGAAGGCATCGTGAACGTCATCCAAACGAAGTGGCTTGGCGCTCCGCTTGAGCTGGCGTCCATTCCGCTCACGCCGTCGGCGGCAGCTTCGGCCGAGGCCGCCGGCGAGACCGCAGCCGAAGACGGCTCGGGCGAAGAAGCCGCAGCAGAAGGCGAAACGGCCGAAGGCGGCGAGGCTGCGGCAGAAGGCGAAGCTGCGGCCGGGGGCGGCGAAGAAGCCGCGCCTGAAGAGGCCCCTGCCGAAGGAGCCGCCGAAGAAGCTCCTGCTGAAGGAACCGCCGAGGCCGAGCCTGTCGCGGCATAG
- a CDS encoding ComF family protein has translation MRRLLADNTRPIRAMCADVVRPYAGFLKEVALESLWPTRCAVCDAPGELLCARCAAALPAVDRWRACPLCGAPLGAVQCSECNDVMLAALGREALPFNGCASAVGFNDDTGRIVKTWKDGGERRLVEVMAARMALVAEPSWIAEGPTVTPVPATEAALRRRGFDHGWELARTVAQALDLPLAQLLNRPRASDQRKLGKQERASNIAGRFAARPGMLMPRSALLVDDVCTTGATLFSACDALRAAGVERIFALTFARVQ, from the coding sequence ATGAGACGTCTTTTAGCTGACAACACCCGCCCAATCCGCGCGATGTGCGCCGACGTCGTGCGGCCTTATGCGGGGTTTTTGAAGGAAGTGGCGCTTGAAAGCCTCTGGCCGACCCGGTGCGCGGTATGCGACGCGCCGGGAGAGCTGTTGTGCGCCCGGTGCGCGGCCGCGCTGCCGGCGGTGGACCGATGGCGGGCCTGTCCGCTGTGCGGAGCCCCGCTCGGCGCGGTGCAGTGCAGCGAATGCAACGACGTCATGCTTGCCGCCCTGGGGCGGGAGGCGCTGCCCTTCAACGGCTGCGCAAGCGCGGTGGGATTCAACGACGACACGGGGCGCATCGTCAAGACCTGGAAAGACGGCGGAGAGCGCAGGCTTGTCGAGGTCATGGCGGCGCGGATGGCGCTCGTCGCCGAGCCGTCCTGGATCGCCGAGGGGCCCACGGTCACGCCGGTGCCGGCCACCGAAGCGGCGCTGCGCCGCCGGGGCTTCGATCATGGCTGGGAGCTCGCCCGCACGGTCGCACAAGCGCTCGATCTGCCGCTGGCCCAGCTGCTCAACCGACCTCGCGCTTCTGACCAGCGCAAACTTGGAAAGCAAGAACGCGCGAGCAACATCGCCGGCCGCTTTGCCGCACGGCCCGGCATGCTCATGCCGCGATCGGCCCTGCTCGTCGACGACGTGTGCACCACCGGCGCCACGCTGTTTTCAGCCTGCGACGCCTTGCGCGCCGCCGGCGTCGAGCGCATCTTCGCCCTCACGTTCGCCCGCGTGCAGTAG
- a CDS encoding glycosyltransferase family 2 protein, whose translation MLDQVFTQISFIDVFNFCVFLTFTICYTYQLYYVVVVLTRRPPERVAKKNHRFAAVISARNEAAVIGDLIHSIKVQNYPAELIDVFVIADNCTDDTAQVARDAGAIVFTRENDVEVGKGYALDYGFNIIRDKYADRAYEAYFVFDADNILDVNYFREMNKTFDNGALASTSYRNSKNYDSNWISAGYAVWFLREAKFLNQARLTLNTSCAVSGTGFFIASEIIEKNGGWKWHLLTEDIEFSANSILEGIRISYTPTAILYDEQPITFRDSWNQRFRWAKGFYQVFWHYGARLCKGIATNPKGSRFACYDMLMTIAPGMLLTIVSVLFNGIILTLGLTGVMSTGTMVASSLSSILFCVFNYVIFMFMFGVLTTFMEWDSIRSTTGKKVRYMFTFPFFMLTYIPIALVALVKKCDWKPIRHSISMDVTELAPAKKREEVSAGR comes from the coding sequence GTGCTGGATCAAGTGTTCACGCAGATATCGTTCATTGACGTCTTCAATTTCTGCGTCTTTCTGACCTTTACCATCTGCTACACCTACCAACTGTATTATGTGGTGGTGGTCTTGACGCGCCGCCCGCCCGAGCGCGTCGCGAAGAAGAACCATCGCTTCGCCGCCGTCATCTCCGCCCGCAACGAGGCCGCGGTCATCGGAGACCTCATCCATTCGATCAAGGTGCAGAATTATCCCGCCGAACTCATCGACGTGTTCGTCATCGCTGACAACTGCACTGACGACACCGCCCAGGTCGCCCGTGACGCCGGGGCCATCGTGTTCACGCGCGAAAACGACGTCGAGGTGGGGAAGGGCTATGCCCTCGACTACGGCTTCAACATCATCCGCGACAAGTACGCCGACCGCGCCTATGAGGCGTATTTCGTCTTCGACGCCGACAACATTTTGGACGTGAACTACTTCCGCGAAATGAACAAGACCTTCGACAACGGCGCTTTGGCCTCCACGAGCTACCGCAATTCGAAGAACTACGACTCCAACTGGATTTCCGCCGGGTACGCCGTGTGGTTTTTGCGCGAGGCGAAGTTTTTGAACCAGGCGCGCCTGACGCTCAACACGAGCTGCGCAGTGTCGGGCACGGGCTTTTTCATCGCCTCCGAGATCATCGAGAAGAACGGCGGCTGGAAGTGGCACCTGCTCACCGAGGACATCGAGTTTTCCGCGAACTCCATTCTGGAAGGCATTCGCATCAGCTACACGCCCACGGCCATCCTCTATGACGAGCAGCCCATCACCTTCCGCGACTCGTGGAACCAGCGCTTCCGTTGGGCGAAAGGCTTCTATCAGGTGTTTTGGCACTATGGCGCCCGGCTTTGCAAAGGCATCGCCACCAATCCCAAAGGCAGCCGCTTCGCCTGCTACGACATGCTCATGACCATTGCGCCGGGAATGCTGCTCACCATCGTGTCGGTCCTGTTCAACGGCATCATTTTGACGCTGGGGCTCACCGGGGTCATGTCGACGGGCACCATGGTGGCCTCGTCGCTGTCGTCCATCCTGTTCTGCGTGTTCAACTACGTCATCTTCATGTTCATGTTCGGCGTGCTCACGACGTTCATGGAGTGGGATTCCATTCGCTCCACCACGGGCAAGAAGGTGCGCTACATGTTCACGTTCCCCTTCTTCATGCTCACTTACATCCCCATCGCGCTCGTGGCGCTGGTGAAGAAGTGCGACTGGAAGCCCATCCGCCACAGCATCTCGATGGACGTGACGGAATTGGCGCCGGCGAAGAAGCGCGAAGAGGTGAGCGCGGGGCGTTAG
- the ahcY gene encoding adenosylhomocysteinase, giving the protein MTQSYDIKDLGLADEGLARILWADRDMPVLASIRKRFAEERPLEGVRIGACMHVTTETANLMRALTAAGAQVALCASNPLSTQDDTAASLVRDFGVSVHAVAGEEMDVYERNIEAVVATNPQIIMDDGADLDTALHTRFRSELAGVIGGTEETTTGVARLKAMEADGTLAYPVFNVNDASTKHCFDNHYGTGQSTLDGIVRATNRLLAGRTIVVSGYGYCGSGLALRARGMGMNVIVCEVDPLKALEAHMEGYRVMPAAEAARFADVWVTVTGDCKVVDAPAFENMKDGAILCNSGHFDTEINIGWLEEHAVKKAEIKPLVEEYTLADGRTIIVLAQGRLVNLACAEGHPSSVMDMSFATQALAAEYLYQHADELKTRVYDVPASIDDAVARVKLETLGVTIDELTDEQIAYMNSWNFAEA; this is encoded by the coding sequence ATGACGCAAAGCTATGACATCAAAGACCTCGGCCTTGCCGACGAAGGGCTTGCCCGCATCTTGTGGGCCGACCGCGACATGCCGGTGCTCGCCTCCATCCGCAAGCGCTTCGCCGAAGAACGCCCGCTCGAAGGCGTGCGCATCGGCGCCTGCATGCACGTGACCACCGAAACGGCCAACCTCATGCGCGCGCTCACGGCCGCCGGCGCCCAGGTGGCGCTGTGCGCGTCGAACCCGCTTTCCACCCAAGACGACACCGCCGCCTCGCTCGTGCGCGACTTCGGCGTGTCGGTCCATGCCGTCGCCGGCGAGGAGATGGACGTCTACGAGCGCAACATCGAGGCCGTCGTTGCCACGAACCCCCAGATCATCATGGACGACGGCGCCGATTTGGACACGGCGTTGCACACGCGCTTCCGCAGCGAGCTCGCAGGCGTCATCGGCGGCACGGAAGAAACCACCACCGGCGTCGCGCGCCTGAAGGCCATGGAAGCCGACGGCACGCTGGCCTACCCGGTGTTCAACGTCAACGACGCGAGCACCAAGCACTGCTTCGACAACCACTACGGCACCGGCCAGTCCACCTTGGACGGCATCGTCCGCGCCACCAACCGCCTGCTCGCAGGCCGCACCATCGTCGTGTCGGGCTACGGGTACTGCGGCAGCGGGCTTGCCCTGCGGGCTCGCGGCATGGGCATGAACGTCATCGTGTGCGAAGTTGACCCCCTGAAGGCGCTCGAGGCCCACATGGAAGGCTACCGCGTCATGCCGGCGGCCGAGGCGGCACGGTTCGCCGACGTGTGGGTGACGGTGACCGGCGACTGCAAGGTCGTCGACGCGCCGGCCTTCGAGAACATGAAAGACGGCGCCATCCTGTGCAACTCGGGCCACTTCGACACCGAGATCAACATCGGCTGGCTTGAAGAGCACGCCGTAAAGAAAGCCGAGATCAAGCCCTTGGTGGAAGAATACACGCTCGCCGACGGCCGCACGATCATCGTGCTTGCGCAGGGCCGCCTGGTGAACCTGGCCTGCGCCGAAGGGCATCCCTCTTCGGTCATGGACATGAGCTTCGCGACCCAGGCGCTGGCCGCCGAATACCTCTACCAGCACGCCGACGAGCTGAAAACGCGCGTCTACGACGTGCCGGCCTCCATCGACGACGCAGTGGCCCGCGTGAAACTGGAAACCCTCGGCGTGACGATCGACGAGCTGACCGACGAGCAGATCGCCTACATGAACTCCTGGAACTTCGCGGAAGCGTAG